The nucleotide window TCGGACTGAATGCAGGGAGACAAAGACGGGACTGAAATACTAGATAATAGATACTCTACACGTGGACACCAAAATACAGCCAATTTGATCTAACTTAAGTGAAAATTCACCTCGTAATCCACGAATTTGGCTGCGTCTAACAGTATCATGTCCTCCATTTTGGGTGGGCTGTCTCGTGTGGCCAGAGCCAGGCACCTTAGGGTGTCCCGACCTGTCCCGTAGTCACGGATCACAGACATGATCTTTTCTTTGATACTTTTGTTGAGGGGAACTTTGCTGTTTCCAACTCTGACATGAGTGCATCTCTCAATAACTCCCTCTGGGGCCCCCTGTGAGGtgcaaaagagaaataaacgGTTTATAAATGCATAGCAACACTATCAGTCAATCCTTAGCACATGTTTTTGTGATTATACCTTGACAAACATCTTGCCCATGGAAGAACGAGACTTGTTCGGGGTGCAGTAGACGGACATGGACTTCCTGTCTCTGGAGAACTCGAGGGTGAACTCCTTCTTCATCAGCTGTTTGATCACCTGATGAGACaacaggacacagagagagaatgtgcTGAGTGGGAGCGGTGGAAATGTGCAGTGTGAGCAGGTGAGGGAGTAGCGGTCACTCACAGAGTTGCAGGCGTTAGCTCTGTCAATCTTGGACAGGCTGTGGACTTCGGTGTCGAACACGTTCATCTTCTCCACCAGACATGTCAGCGCCGTCTCTGTGGCCTCGCCGACCTTCTCATACACACCTTTGACCTGAGGAATCAAAAATGTTCTCATTCATTTCTCTTCAATCTATAAAACACTCGCAGAAACATTTAAGTTAACCCATAGAAGtgatttttgtttgaatttttacacaaataaacaattaaaaaaatgaaacaatgttACATTGTTGTAACAGTGACTAACAGGTGTACAACATTGTTGCCTCATTTCAGTGTCTGAACTATATACTGAAATAGTTCCCTGCTTGCAGGCGACATAAACATCACCACACGTGTCAAGATAACACTAttaactctggtggcaacaaaaaagaaagaaaaaaagcaatggTTCTGGCACCGTTTAGGAAACAGTATCAGAATATAACCCAAACGATACCCAACCCTATTCCTGTGGTTATGcactttccctctttctttccttatttatttattaaataacacaaTATTTTCAATGTTAATCACCAGAAGTCATACAACTTTAAATGAACTGTCACATCTACCAAATGGTTTTCACACCAGTGTGTGCCCTTAGGTCCTAAGTGACTTACCAGTTAGGGACAAACTCTACACTTTTGTACAGTACATACATACTTAGTTCATACTAAGTGCTAAAgcttttcaataaaacaaagttaagGGTTCAGACCTCATTGAAGTCCAGGGAGGAGTCGTTACACAGAGCACAGATGGTGGCCAGTTCAACAAGGCCATCATACTGGGAGGACTTCACTTGTTTATCATCCTGGTACCTGAGGGCGAGCAGAGTATTAGCCTacgagtgtgtatgtgtgtgcactaTATATAATAACAGAAACATTGTCCAGTTCAACCAATGAGATAAGTCAGCTGTATAGTACTCACACTTCTCCCTCAGGTGCGTAGGTAGAACCTGTGATGGTGAACTCTGACAGAGCGCAGCTCTCACCTTCAGCTTTGTTGATGATGAACATCTGAGACAAAAACCAAAAGGAGACGTCATCGAAAGTCACACCACTGAAGGAATCGACTGACAGTTTCTTTACTGGCACATTAGGTGGCACCAGAAACCACAGAAATCCCAATTGGACCTGCAATGTGACGACTCTGTTTAGACAGTAGATTAGCCTGCAGTGTTAGCGCGTCTATGTGAGGGCCCGGCAGGGTGGCCCAATGCCTAATGTGAgaaaagggtgtttagtttctTCCCATTAGTAAACACACAGGACTGCCAGGGAgccagagaaaaaaaggaagctGTGCCCAAAAGAAAGAAGCTAAAGTGACAGGCCTGCTCCCACCGGAagctttgacacacacacacacacacacacacacacacacacacacacacacacacacacacacacacacacacacacacacacacacacacacacacacacacacacacacacacacacacacacacacacacacacacacacacacacacacctagatGGGTTATATGACATGGGTAATGACAATCTGTCACATACTGCTACTGCATTTCTCTGATATTTATAGCGAAAAGGCCTCGAATGACTCATttacagaatttaaaaaaacgttcAAAACTGATCCTGGTCAGTAACTTGGGCTCTATACATAGCATCAGGAAGCAAAACACTACAAGACAAGACAACAGGCAATTGTGATAAAACTTCTAGCCATTTATCTACACTGTAGtcattttgatttcttttttattgtaagAGAGATGTGTGAATACCGTTAGCAGCAAACCTCTTTATAAAGCTTTTGCCTGCATGCCCCAAGTGTGAATGGTTTCTCCTTTGTGGTTTAATGACATGGCTCACTGTGAATCACCACACATTGCTAAAAACTGCAGTAACTGCAGAGCTGTAAGGCTTTTCAATCATGGCCAAACAAAACCGAGACCCAAACAGTGCGAgataaaaaactgtaaattaaagcCTCAGGTCTAATTCAGGCTTTGTCAAAGTACTGAATAAAGCACAGAACAGGCAACAAGACAGAATCAAACTTTAATAAATGCTGAATGTGGGGCCAAGTAGCAGCAGGGTGCCTCtcacagacagaggaagagagaaaggaacTACGGGCTGCCTGCTCTGCAGCTTGGTGACGCAAGGTCAGTTATGCAACTGCAGCACTGCAAGTCATTCAAGAGATAAGCATAAGTTAGAGGAGTGGCTCAACAGTTAGATATCTGGATATGTGAGCAGGAGGAAcactccactctctctcttggCAGTCAGTGTGACACATGTATTTAAGGTGAGTTACCCAGCCACAGTCAGACTGTCACCTAATACAAGCAACAGGCAGCGACAACAGAGATGACAAAGCACTTGCTACTATATGGCTCAGCAGTGCACcaggagtgtgagtgtgtatgtgtgactcACTCTGCACACAGACATCTGGTTGGTTGTCAGGGTTCCTGTCTTATCAGAACAAATGACAGAGGTGCAGCCCAGGGTCTCAACAGATGGCAGACTACGGACAATGGCGTTCTTCTTGGCCATGCGGCGAGTGCCCAGAGCCAGGCAGGTAGTGATAACGGCAGGGAGACCCTCGGGGATTGCGGCCACGGCCAGCGCCACAGCGATCTTGAAGTAGTAGACCGCCCCACGGATCCAGGAGCCTCCGTGGACGGGGTCGTTGAAGTGTCCGATATTGATGATCCACACGGCAATGCAGATGAGGGAGATGACCTTGGACAGCTGCTCGCCAAACTCGTCAAGCTTCTGCTGCAGGGGCGTCTTCTCCTGCTCAGTGGCAGCCATCTCGTCACGAATCTTACCAATCTCTGTGTTAACGCCGGTGGCAACAACCACACCCACGGCCTTCCCAGAAGCGATGTTAGTACCCTGAAATGGCAAGTATAGACCTGTTGGCTCAAGTACATCTGATAAGTTCTCACATCTTGAAATTATACGTTATTCCAGGGAGTcgacaaaaactaaaacaagaagTTCAAGGTCAACAGGGTGTGTGAGCTGAGCTTACGGAGAAGAGCATGTTCTTCTTGTCCTGATTGACGGCACGTGGGTCGGGCACAGGGTCGGTGTGTTTGATGACTGAGACAGATTCACCTACAGAGACATCACATGGTATCAGCTCAAATCACATTGCATTAGTCTCTGCACATTGTGTGGAGAACAAAGTACAGTCAGGTATCTCTACAGAGATCTATAGTGCTGATCATTCATGCTGCCTCACTCATCTTTACCCCCACGCTCATGAATGTTTCAattcagacacaaaaatgtGCTAACTGGAAACTGTCATGATACACTAATTAATCTTGTTCATACTCAGAGTATTAGGACcattttgaagaaaaagaaagttgagATACAGTCAATTTTAGACCATGTGTCAAGGGGAACATTTTTTGCTTTAGCATAGCCCTAAAAATGTAGCATTCTGATGAGGTTAACTAGGACAACTGTGCGCtcttagttaaaaaaaataaaaagggagcATCAGTGGAGAATTTAAAATTAGTTTGAAGATATATAACGTATTTAATCAAAAATATAATCTTAGTTATAAAAATACATACTCAAGACGCAAATAAAAGAGTGTCCATATCTAAAAGCAGCTTTGTGTATTAGGGATACAGTATTAAAGAGGCTGGATGGTGATActgaaaactttgaaaacaatgaGGAGCCTCATTTGCCTGCTGCCTTAAGTAAGGGCTTTACTATTTCCTTTAGCTAAACTTGTGACTTTCAATATATgactaaatatttatttataaataacaaGCAGAAATTCAgtcaaatgtttaaatatgagCAGTGAAAGTCTGGATGACATTGTCAGGCTCTGCTGAAAAGATTAATGTGCAATAAGCAACAATTACAGAAAACGTTTTAAATGGGATTTATGTACAGATGTTAGAGTTGTAAATTAATTCATAACATTTTAGTTAGATTTAcgaactgaaaatgtaaatgataaattaatGGATAGgatataagcagcagaaatgaCTCACCGGTCAGAATGGACTGATCAACTCTCAAGGTGGTTGATTTGATGGAACAGATCCGGATGTCAGCAGGTACCTTGTCTCCAACTATTAACAGATTCACAAACATGTGTCAAATTCAAATGACAGAGGCCCAACAACACAACCCTAAATCTACtggaaataatataaaatagcCCAAAGAAAATGACGGTTCATGTTACTGACACTGAtcttaacaaatatttacagtagTGCCAGCTCAACTGATGCGGCACAGCTCATTACGGTGCTGCCATCGCTgttgggagagagagggagagccagagaaagaggaggaaatggaggacTTGTGAGCCATAAAAGGCCTGTCTCAAAGGAAAAGGCCAATTTGGGTACATTGAAATTGCACTGACCCAATTCAGCTTCCTAATGGTACATAAAAGCGATGGAAACTGGGGAAATGGTTCAGGTTATGGCACAGTTCTGTGGGCGTCTACATAAAGGCCTACTTAGTTAAAAATGCAAACTGTGTCAGAATGTTACAAAAGACTCCAACCAAGTTCATGGTATAGTTAGAATACAATCCTCACACAAGACTGCTTAATATCTAAGAACCTAACAACATATCATGACAGAGGTGAAATGACAATCTAAACTCTGAGCAGAAAAAGATTTGATAAAAACATACCAACGTCAAAATTCCAATTTGAGGGAACATGTACGGTAATCCAAAACCCCCCATGCCCTTGAGGGACGGGAGGGGAAAGTAGTGATGAGGCCAACAATACATGCAGCCAAAAATGGGAAAAGCATTTCGATATGTTCCCTAAAGCCCTGATCAGGTTTAAACGTGGCTGTATGATGGCAGCTGCTTCCTCAACACTGTCACAGCACAGGAAGAGACAGGGGAACAaagatggagctgctgctgctctaccTCTCCTCACACACTTGGGATGAGGTACTGACACTTGGAATTTAATACATAATACTGTTTCACCTTGAAATCCCATTAAAAGGAATTACATTGACTCATTTCCAAACTAATGCACAGCCTTGTTATAGTAACATGCATTTCAACACTTCGGCTCCATAGGTGTTGACTTTTTACTATTTTAGACAACCCAGTGAGAAGCTGGATGATCGTCAACACATCTGATGTCCTGCCAGAGACTCTGATCTGTCAGCAGCCACAGGCCAATCAAGACTCACAGTGACAGCTTTTCTAAGAAGGACTAACGTTGATCTCCGCTGCACCTTTAAACCACCTGAACCTGGAACAATGGGTGCAGCCAGAGGTAGCTTctgaacagaaagacagatggagCCATGTGGGCGGCGGGTCAGTCACACGAAAAACTAAGTCTACTACATATAATCTGCACATTGTAGAGAAGAATCCAGTTCAGGGATCCCACCCCTTTAAGATGTTAAAAGGATCACCCTCAGCTGTGCCACAGGAACAAAAAGTAAGAGGTTTTCTTCTGCCAAAACGTTTCACAATTACATCCTGGATGATTGTATAATACTTCCTGTGCTAAGTCATTACTTTTGAAGAAATACAACCTCATAGAGTGACCTGAGCCAAGAAACAAGGCTAGAGGGACAGGCTTCTAACAAAAAGTGCTCGCTGATGTTCTCATATAAAGAAACCACTGCTCTGTGTTAAAActctgtgacactgacacaaTGGATCTGTTCCGGGGCTGTGTTACACTGCAGACCTGCTCTGATTTAGTGTGTGTATCTCATCTATCCCTTTGTGTCAACATCCTACTTGGTAACAGTCCAAGCATCTCCTCAGTCACGACCACTTTATCTCCTTTGTGCTTGCCAACAGGTCATACAGTCGACAGATTTTACAGTGACAAAAGCGCTGTGTACCCTGGCAAAACATTGCACCCAACATGACTCCCAGAGGTGCCTTATAAACAGACCTTTCAACAGCAGGCCCGGCAGCCACTGGAGCGAGGCAGTCAGCTTTGACTGGCACCTGCCTTTGCCGTGTGTTCGGTAAGAGAGAGTGGTTCAGCGGGCCAGGCTTTGTCAGTGCCAGCCAGGAGGATACATGTGCAGATGGCAGCTGAACAAAAGGCTGACCTTCTGTCACGTTGAGAGGGCCATTTCAGAGCGGTCAACAAGTGAAGCATCCAGCAGCTTTCCAACACAGCTCCTACTGATTCACTCATTAGctacatttaaacatgcacaCCAATGCAAAAACTTTATCCAAATGgatatgttttaataaaacagcTAAAACTGTAACCTTTCACTCCTTCTCTTCTCACTgtagatatttttttaaagttgttacCCTGTTCATACCCTGCTCAACAAGTGGACATCTCCAAGAATAAAAGTTCAAACTAGGCATTAGAGAGCATCTCCATTTACAGTAGGTCTCCATTGATCACTTGtaatcagatctcacttccgCACTCTATATGCAATTTAACACGATTCATTATCACCCATTATCTATACCCCTTATCCTTCGAGGGCCTCACGAGGacctggagccaatcccagctgacattgggcgagagttGACAGTGTATCGCAGGGCCAGCatatacagaaacaaacaaccattcaaacCTACcgtcaatttagagtctccagtcaATCTAATCCCCACTGATCATactgtaataaataaatcaatgtaatgacaaagacaaatagaagatgtgtaaatacattttggttCATAAAAGATGCAGTAGACCAGATGAGAAGGTTTTCCTTCAACATGAATGCGTCTTTGGTACGTAGCAGTTCCCACCTGTACCCAGAGCTGTTCATTGTGATGGGATAACCTGAGACAGATgctaataccaggtctgaaccgGGCCCATGTTACAACTCTGTTTCACCGAAATTAGGTTTTTAAAATACGGGTAAACCCACCAAAACACCTTttccattgccagtagaggagtttgcgTCGCAGTTATTTTCCCCCAGTGTGAAATGTTCAATGTCATGAACTGAGGCGCGCTCTCACCTCACACTCTTTCACAATCACCAAATTAGCACACTCATCCAGTTGTAACGTTGCCATCACTGCCGATAAGAAACCGTGTCCACTGCAGAATTATTTGATCTGGGAGTGAATGTCGATTTTATCCAACtacattgcagacaaaagccagatgtacGAAGGTTTTTTGATCAATGGAAAGGGGGCTTCAGTATAAGTCACGAGTGAGCCTCACTGTTCATGAGCAAGAAAAGAACATCAAGTAATTTTTAGTCATCAGTTGGTTGGTGGGAGTGATAAACCAATATTTACCAACAGTGGAGTAGTTTCTTGACTTTGGCAGCAGATTCTCACCTACGACCTCAGTTATGTAAGCAGGATCTCGAACACTGTTTGCTGGAGCTCTCTGCTTTGCCTTTGTCTGTTATGAATCTTGAGCAGCAGTAAGCTGGGCCTCCACATACATCCGCATACAACCGTTTCCGTTGCCATAGTAACAAAACTTGTGCCAGGACTGGCAGCACTAAagcttttgtaaaaaaaaaaaaactagggGTAGAGTCAAGCATATCTACATGTACATTAATGATGAATGCATTAATGCATGAGACAATGGTTTGAAATCATCAAgatttaaaaccatttaaaaaataaaaaacctagATGGTGCAAGACAAATAATATGAATTTTGGACTAATGTTCTCATGCTGTAGTTACAGACAAAACATAGTGTGAAAGCATACATCAAATTTTTCCTTGCAGCCATAGACATTAGTATGTGAATAAGAAATCACTAGCTGTCAGAATAAGTACAGATTTTATAtcctggttaaaaaaaaaaaagggaaagtgtaCATTCTTCTCACATCTTGCAGTCATAACTTTCTGTAGTGGTCCCTCATCTCTTGCATCTAAGTCTGACATGTCACTATCTATAACCAGATGGCAAAGCATGGACTCCCAGTCAGTGCACTATAGTAGTTATTGTTAACATGCCTGGTGCTGTTGGTCTATATGTGGTTATACAATTATATACTTTAGTTTACGCTGAACATTACATGCACACTTCAGCACAATCAACTTGTACTGACTGGTTTGATTCAAAACTTCTGTTCCCTTCTGCAGGACTTCTCTTTATGGGAGGTCTTCACATTCTAATGCCCCATTCCCTGGTTGGCAAGAGCAGACCTTTTCTCTCCGCCTTGCTGACAAGTCAGGAACCTTTGCCAAAAGAAAGTCCCTCAGTGACAATAGATGCTTGCCAGACCACATTAAATGCCACATACTATCCGTGGTAATCTTAGTGGAGGGCGCGGGTGCTGATGGGCAGGGTCACTGTGCATTGAGCACGATGGAGTGGATCCACAAAGCGCTTCCCTATAAGGTCATCTCTCTCCAACACAATGAGAGCAGATGAGATCCTCCCCCGTACGCTGCCCCCCCAACACACTGACCCCCATCATGACCAGACTCACAATTTCACAGGCAGCAGGGAACAAACGCACTGAGCTCCACTGCTCTGAGGAAAGGCCAACATCCAGAAATGTGCAACCTCACAACACCAAACTGTAAACTGGCAGCATGTTGTCGTatgaaaacaacttaaaacCCACTGGAAACCCAGCGAGTGAGCTAATCCTTTATCAGATCTAGGCTGTTGTCACCTGCGCATCCCAAAAGTATCACAAATCTATGTTATAGTAAGAATTTGGAACAAATCAAGGGTTAGTTTTGATTTTGCTGAGCCACATTGGTTTGACCAAGTATATTATCAACCCAACAAGAGCAGTCTGAGGACTCCACAGAAGAGCAGACTGGCCTGAGACCAGCACATATAACAGCCCCCAGGTCTTCAGCTGCTTCAAGATCACATCTGAGAACACCAaggtacaaaaataaaaccaaataattaTCCAGTCTAGATAAAAGTTGGAGAGACACATCACAGCTTGTTATTTTCCATGACACTGAACAGACTACATTGAGCATGCGATTGTGGGGCTGATAAGTGATGAGGTGCGAGTAGGAGGCAGCGTTCAAAGTCACAGCAGCCCCCTGACAGCGAGCAGCACAGATTGGCTGCAGGCTCGTCTCCCTTTCCTCTACCTGGAGCTCAGCAGCCGAACGGCATGCATCTGCGTCATAACATTCCTCCACTGCATGGGCAGGGGTCACATTGGACTGGAGcttcaggaaaataaaatttaTAGAAGGGGAAGCGTGACAGAAACCATTGTAAAAGAAATTAGGAGGATTTCGGTGGTAAACTGGAGCTGATGAGCTTCTACTCATGGCCAAGCTCCTGTTTTTGCTGCCTGCTGGGCTGCATTTTTTAGAGTAAGCCTCAAGCTACTGACAGCAAAGCATGCAGCTACCACTACCAAGAGGTTTTGATGACTGGGTCTCTAATATACATGAGTGTGCGTCTGACTCACAAACTTCTCTTTCAATTTGACCTAAAAAACAAAGCTTTCCACACTTAGCTTCTTTTGCAAGTCATAATCAGAATGTTGGGATTATCCCCGTCGACCAAATCCCAAttatacacagtatataaaacacatttaaacagaaatTACAATAGAGTTTAAATCCCTGTACAGTCCTACTCAATTTTGCCCTTGTCAAGGTTACTGAGGACTCCCACGTCACCCACCGTAGCAATGCTTCCCAGAGCAGGATGGGATGGGCATGTGCGGGGTGGGACCAGACACCTGTCATCGTCACGACTGTCACTGCCTCTATAAATACTGCATTCCATAATCTAAATGGCCTATGaaagctaaaaataaaacctacCAGTATGCACAGAAAAACTATGCATCACTTCAGTGGCTTAGGGTTAAACAGAGTATCAAGATAACGCCTGTGTTTTAAGGACTCCAGCATTCCCCAACACATCTGTGTTCCTCCCTCTGCAGAGTCATACATACACTGTACCATGAGAGAAAACAGctcccttaaaaaaaaagaagcactgATTGGACGTCAGCAGCATGAATCACTCTAGCGCCCTGTTCCCATGCTGCATGGGGAGAAACTGTTGTGTTAGGATGAATTGTGAAGATGCAGTGGCAGCTTGAcgaatacacacagacacacacagtgaagtgtGCCTGGACAGCCTTTTCCTCTCGCCCTTTGTGACACAGGGTTAACAAAAACATCTCAAAACACATTATTCTAACAGGGTGTGACGCAGTAGCACTTGGGGATGAGGGATTCAACTCGAGCTGGTGCTAAATGTGACCCATGACCATACCTGGAATCGTCTAACCTGTCACAGTGGGCTGAGTCGAACACAGACGCAAAACCATCATATGAAAACACCACATCCCTTCTTTCATCTCCCAAAAAACCCAACTCTTTCACAGCAAAACAAGCAAATCTTGATAGAGACTGCAGAGGAATTAATTTGCCAATTCTCTATCAATTTCAAGGTTTGTTCCTAACTGGTTCATGTGATATCCAGAATTTTCCTTTGCCGGAGAGAAATCCACTAATCAAATCAACTGAGCCGTTTCAGTTATCTGATGCTCTGATCTAAGCAACACATGCAACAGTTTAACAGTAGAATAAGGTTAAAACAATAACGAAGTAACAGAAGTCATGTTTGTTTAGAAAAGCACAAAATCAAGAGCAAGGCAAACCTACCGGCAACCTCTACGATGTCACCAGGGATGATCTCTCTGGCCTTGATCCTCTGCACAGTTTTCCTGTCCTGCCGGTAGACTTTCCCCATCTCAGGCTCATACTCTTTAAGTGCCTCAATGGCATCCTCAGCATTGCGTTCCTGGTGAGGTGAGAACAGCACTTAGTGTCATCATTTGAGATGAGCTGATAATATCACTAACTAACTATAAGGAAGCTTggagagcgcatacctcccTCAAGGCTAACTCCCTATCTTGCCACGTTAAAGTGAAAATCCCTGAATCAGACAGTTTATCATGATCTGCTACAGAAGTCAATGGGTTCTTCTTAGGGCCCCACTCCTCTGCAAAAATTCATGGGAATCGGTTCAGTAGTAAGAGACAACAAGCGCTAAACCAAGAAAAGTGCCTGTTCTTGGTTCTGATAGAATATTTGTTAAATTGgtttaattaattttgttgGAGTAACACATACGTCACAGTGGACTCACACGTCTGAAAAATAAGTTAATGCAGGCCTCATGTGTGAGATACAGACTGACCTATTACTGACTGTTGCTTTTCAAAAGGAAGCCTTCTGTGTGACAAAAATAACTTTCAGTAGACTGTTTATCTAGAGTTCCAGggaagtaaaacaaatgttgaaacccacaaacagcagcaggctgCCACACTGTTAGATAACGTTCAACACCAGTGGAACATTATGAAGTTTTTCTTACAGGCATATCCAGATGTGTCATTGACATTACAACACCAACATCtttgacacaatcttcagatcATTGATGGATGCATGGTCTCACTGACATACATTCTGTTGCCATATACATTAGGTTTGGCTGTAATCCAAATACAGACTTATTTTTGTCCCAGTGGCGTCACAGGGTtttgtttcaaacattttgGACACTGATTCACAATAATGTTGCTCTGGTTTCGATTTCATGGCCATGGTGATGAAGGTAGTGTAACTATCAGGACTATTGTAGTGGAATGCACTGGATTTGGCCACATGTACCCAATATTAGTATCTCTCTGTCCATCATGATACAGACACGTGCTTACAATCAAATGGGTCTATAAGGGATCTCGTTTTAACACTAATCCACACTGGCTCATGTCTGTTACTAATCCCAAggtaaaaatcaataaaaatcatCTTAAAGAAGATAATTTacttaaaaaggaaaatcacaGTGATTTCCAGGCATATTCCACAGATACAGAAGAGATGGAGTGGGATTTCAATACAGGGATTTCCAGGATGTGAAAGTTTCTCACCTGCCACACACCGACGATGGCATTGGCTATAAGAATGAGTAAGATTACAAAAGGCTCCACAAAGGCTGTGATggtttcctccccctcctcaaaCCAGGCCAGGACCTGAAAACAACACGAGAAATATGACATTATGCATTTCACTCAAAAAGCAGGCATCCGTTTACAATGTGAATAAAAGAAATTCCCAAGAACACAGAAAGTTGCTCATAACAGggaaactgcagaaaaaaaacatctaatgTATGGAAAATGGAGAAGATGCTGCACAGTCACAAATTATACATTCAGAATAAGTGGGCAGGTTCTTGTCTTTCAAATAGACCTTTATTATGACAGCAGTGTTTCATTCcagaaatgtgaggatttaACCATTTATAAGCTGCTAGAAACTCATGTTCAAAGCCAGAGACTGTTCACAGCCGAGGATCATCCCACACATTTCTTACATAAAACTTCAGTtactgaggaaaaaaacattgcatACAAGTGCATCTTAATGCCCCTCAACATTATCCTCAACCTATATGTTAGAAACTGTTCTTCACTCTTCAGTCATCAACGACTGAGCTTATCTAGCAGTAGATGTATTCCATTCACTGTGAGCAACTGTTCTTTATTCTCC belongs to Hippoglossus stenolepis isolate QCI-W04-F060 chromosome 9, HSTE1.2, whole genome shotgun sequence and includes:
- the atp2a2a gene encoding sarcoplasmic/endoplasmic reticulum calcium ATPase 2 isoform X2, which encodes MENAHTKSVEEVYSYFCVNESTGLSLDEVKRQKEKWGLNELPAEEGKSLWELVLEQFEDLLVRILLLAACISFVLAWFEEGEETITAFVEPFVILLILIANAIVGVWQERNAEDAIEALKEYEPEMGKVYRQDRKTVQRIKAREIIPGDIVEVAVGDKVPADIRICSIKSTTLRVDQSILTGESVSVIKHTDPVPDPRAVNQDKKNMLFSGTNIASGKAVGVVVATGVNTEIGKIRDEMAATEQEKTPLQQKLDEFGEQLSKVISLICIAVWIINIGHFNDPVHGGSWIRGAVYYFKIAVALAVAAIPEGLPAVITTCLALGTRRMAKKNAIVRSLPSVETLGCTSVICSDKTGTLTTNQMSVCRMFIINKAEGESCALSEFTITGSTYAPEGEVYQDDKQVKSSQYDGLVELATICALCNDSSLDFNEVKGVYEKVGEATETALTCLVEKMNVFDTEVHSLSKIDRANACNSVIKQLMKKEFTLEFSRDRKSMSVYCTPNKSRSSMGKMFVKGAPEGVIERCTHVRVGNSKVPLNKSIKEKIMSVIRDYGTGRDTLRCLALATRDSPPKMEDMILLDAAKFVDYESDLTFVGCVGMLDPPRQEVAAAIKLCRKAGIRVIMITGDNKGTAVAICRRIGILSEEDDIERMAFTGREFDDLSPASQLEAVTNARCFARVEPSHKSKIIEFLQGFDEITAMTGDGVNDAPALKKAEIGIAMGSGTAVAKSASEMVLADDNFSSIVAAVEEGRAIYNNMKQFIRYLISSNVGEVVCIFLTAALGFPEALIPVQLLWVNLVTDGLPATALGFNPPDLDIMDKPPRNAKEPLISGWLFFRYLAIGCYVGAATVGAAAWWFILSDDGPQITLYQLSHFLQCSPDNPEFEGLDCHVFESPYPMTMALSVLVTIEMCNALNSLSENQSLLRMPPWENVWLLGAICLSMSLHFLILYVEPLPVIFQITPLDVTQWMMVLKISLPVILLDELLKFLARNYLDFAKAK